A genomic window from Vagococcus entomophilus includes:
- a CDS encoding L-lactate dehydrogenase, whose product MIKTRKIGIIGTGHVGSHVAFSLATQGEVDELILIDKDQNKAIAQALDLMDATSYYPHHLLAKAGTYSDLKEADILVISAGPLPDMFQDRLDTLNDTITVLKEILPQIKTSGFSGIILSISNPADVVATYIQKFLNYPKNKILSTGCVLDSARLQSRLSQTLDVNRKSLIAYCMGEHGSSAMVSWSNVFVGALPLADFLRLRNLSSFDTDQLLSETKEGGYLVLRGKGSTEFGIAASLVEIVRCIFHNEHKILPASVYLDGEYQQSGIFASVPSIIGKNGVEQILEIKLTQQEQEAFTHSCSVIKQNYEKALIL is encoded by the coding sequence ATGATTAAAACAAGAAAAATCGGAATTATCGGAACGGGCCATGTCGGTTCTCATGTCGCTTTTTCACTTGCAACACAAGGAGAAGTAGACGAACTTATCTTGATTGATAAGGATCAAAATAAAGCAATCGCACAAGCACTCGATTTAATGGATGCAACTAGTTATTATCCTCATCATCTCCTCGCAAAAGCGGGTACTTACTCTGATTTAAAAGAGGCCGATATTCTTGTAATTAGTGCTGGCCCACTTCCTGATATGTTTCAAGATCGATTAGATACATTAAACGATACAATCACAGTATTGAAAGAAATATTGCCTCAAATTAAAACATCAGGTTTTTCTGGCATTATCCTAAGTATTTCTAATCCAGCTGACGTGGTTGCGACGTATATCCAGAAATTTTTGAATTATCCTAAAAATAAAATCCTAAGCACAGGTTGTGTGCTTGACTCTGCTCGTTTGCAATCGCGCTTGTCTCAAACCTTAGATGTGAATCGAAAATCTCTCATTGCTTATTGCATGGGAGAACATGGATCCTCTGCCATGGTCTCTTGGTCAAATGTTTTTGTTGGTGCTCTACCACTTGCTGATTTTTTAAGATTGAGAAACCTATCCTCTTTTGATACGGACCAGCTTTTATCTGAAACAAAAGAAGGCGGCTATCTTGTCTTGCGAGGAAAAGGCTCCACTGAATTTGGGATTGCTGCTTCATTAGTTGAGATTGTCCGTTGCATCTTCCATAATGAACACAAAATATTGCCCGCATCTGTTTATTTAGATGGTGAGTACCAGCAAAGTGGTATCTTTGCCTCTGTTCCTTCTATTATCGGAAAAAATGGCGTTGAACAAATACTAGAAATTAAGTTAACCCAACAAGAGCAAGAGGCTTTTACGCACTCCTGCTCCGTTATCAAGCAAAACTATGAAAAAGCGCTAATTCTTTAA
- a CDS encoding GNAT family N-acetyltransferase, giving the protein MTITFEQQGSFTKQEIKELYTSVNWTLYTKDLDQTLFAISHSDYIIARQDTQLIGLIRGVTDQVSILFIQDLLVHPDFQQQQIGSSLIQQLTQRFPKLGQIVLLTDCTDKTKKFYKHNGFLDTSDNHDLLCFYQDLRI; this is encoded by the coding sequence ATGACTATTACATTTGAGCAGCAAGGTTCTTTTACAAAGCAAGAAATAAAGGAGCTCTATACTTCGGTTAATTGGACGCTGTATACCAAAGACTTGGATCAAACACTTTTTGCAATTTCACACAGCGACTACATCATTGCGCGCCAAGATACCCAATTGATTGGCCTGATTCGCGGTGTGACTGATCAAGTTTCCATCCTATTTATCCAGGATTTACTGGTTCATCCAGACTTCCAACAGCAGCAGATTGGTTCATCGCTAATCCAACAGCTCACTCAGCGATTTCCTAAGCTAGGGCAGATTGTCCTACTGACAGATTGCACAGACAAGACAAAGAAATTTTACAAGCACAACGGGTTTCTTGATACTTCAGACAACCATGATCTTCTTTGTTTTTATCAAGATTTACGAATTTAA
- the alsS gene encoding acetolactate synthase AlsS, whose translation MTEEKRHGADAIVDSLINHDVDYIFGIPGAKIDRVFDVLEDRGPELIVARHEQNAAFMAAGIGRLTGKPGVVIATSGPGASNLATGLVTATAEGDPVLSIGGQVKRGDLLKLTHQSMDNAALFKPITKYSAEVQDPENLSEVIANAWRAASSAKQGASFISVPQDVVDAKVKNKAVQPLLEPKLGPASPVEITLLSQRIKEAKLPVLLVGMRASSPEVTQAIRNIIAHTNIPVVETFQAAGIISKELESNFFGRVGLFRNQPGDMLLKRSDLVIAVGYDPIEYEARNWNAESDAKIIVIDDTPAEIDAFYQPEKELIGDMAQTLDFLLPYMHGHRLPEDSMRYLATLQEKLKERDVVESNEDKPLTHPLAVINALQNIVTDEMTVTVDVGSHYIWMARHFRSYEPRHLLFSNGMQTLGVALPWAISAALVRPNTQIVSVSGDGGFLFSAQELETAVRRNLNIVHLIWNDGRYNMVEFQEEMKYGRSSGVDFGPVDFVKYAEAFGATGLRVEHSGELEEVLAKAFATEGPVIVDIPIDYKDNKKLGETMLPDQFY comes from the coding sequence ATGACAGAAGAAAAACGACACGGGGCAGATGCCATCGTAGATAGTTTGATTAATCATGATGTAGATTATATATTCGGTATCCCAGGTGCAAAAATTGATCGAGTATTTGATGTGTTAGAAGATCGCGGACCAGAGCTTATTGTAGCGCGCCACGAACAAAATGCTGCTTTTATGGCAGCAGGAATTGGCCGTTTAACAGGTAAACCAGGGGTAGTCATAGCGACAAGTGGACCTGGTGCAAGTAATTTAGCTACTGGCCTTGTGACGGCTACCGCAGAAGGCGATCCAGTATTGTCAATAGGTGGGCAAGTAAAACGTGGGGATCTATTGAAATTGACGCATCAAAGTATGGACAACGCGGCTTTATTCAAACCTATTACAAAGTATAGTGCAGAGGTTCAAGATCCAGAAAATCTATCCGAGGTAATTGCCAATGCTTGGCGTGCTGCTAGTTCTGCCAAACAAGGTGCAAGCTTTATCAGTGTTCCACAAGACGTGGTTGATGCTAAGGTAAAAAATAAAGCGGTACAGCCTCTTTTAGAGCCAAAACTTGGACCAGCAAGTCCTGTTGAGATTACCTTACTTTCACAAAGAATTAAAGAAGCGAAATTGCCAGTTTTGCTTGTCGGGATGCGTGCTTCTAGTCCTGAGGTTACCCAAGCAATTCGCAATATTATTGCTCATACTAATATTCCAGTCGTAGAAACATTCCAAGCAGCTGGCATTATATCTAAAGAATTGGAAAGCAACTTCTTTGGTCGTGTGGGGTTATTCCGCAATCAACCAGGAGACATGCTGTTAAAACGTAGTGACTTGGTAATTGCTGTAGGATATGACCCGATTGAATACGAAGCAAGAAACTGGAATGCTGAATCAGATGCTAAAATTATCGTCATTGATGATACCCCAGCTGAGATTGATGCTTTCTACCAACCAGAAAAAGAGTTAATTGGCGATATGGCTCAAACGTTAGATTTCTTATTACCTTATATGCATGGTCATCGTTTACCAGAAGATTCAATGCGCTACTTAGCTACGTTGCAAGAAAAACTAAAAGAGCGTGATGTCGTAGAAAGCAACGAGGACAAACCATTGACACATCCTTTAGCGGTTATTAATGCTTTACAAAATATTGTGACAGATGAAATGACCGTAACAGTAGACGTAGGAAGTCATTATATCTGGATGGCACGTCATTTTAGAAGCTATGAACCACGTCATCTACTATTTAGTAACGGAATGCAAACATTGGGTGTGGCACTTCCTTGGGCAATTTCAGCCGCTTTAGTCCGTCCAAATACACAAATTGTTTCCGTATCTGGAGATGGTGGTTTCCTATTTTCAGCTCAAGAGTTAGAAACAGCTGTTCGTAGAAACTTAAACATTGTCCATTTAATTTGGAACGATGGCCGTTACAACATGGTTGAATTTCAGGAAGAAATGAAATATGGTCGTTCTTCAGGCGTTGATTTTGGACCAGTTGATTTTGTCAAATACGCTGAAGCTTTCGGAGCTACTGGATTACGAGTAGAACATTCCGGAGAATTGGAAGAAGTCCTCGCCAAAGCATTTGCTACAGAAGGACCTGTTATTGTAGATATTCCAATTGATTATAAGGACAACAAAAAACTTGGCGAAACCATGCTACCAGATCAATTTTATTAA
- a CDS encoding transglutaminase-like domain-containing protein, with product MPVDLAVLSYPLPEDIEKLKYFGDFEGALEAIQFLLSKELPLALKKRLMLECEMIQVMQRSEYPYDVAAAQALLKETFENYEEKELIILKEQGKVDWIYTQGQVYFQRRFLENLLKTQPEYQKRVHFNTEEKAQQRKKQLLSENIQRMKKQGKRTAQIHLKTSIKVKKECEKVGERVLVHLPIPKECQQMTEIQILKTIPEAILIAPEQSEQRTVAFETTLEPDQLFSVEYSYKNSLRYVELSPDSVLSVQPDFELNEQAPHILFTPYLKAILQEIIGQEQNPVLKAWKIYEFVTTNVHYSFMREYFTLPNISEYAAVNLKGDCGVQAILFITLCRMAGIPAKWQSGLYVTPDYTGCHDWAQFYIAPYGWVFADLSFGGSAYKAGDIERWHYYFGNLDCFRMIANSEIQSEFYPPKRWRRADPIDNQKGEFEYLDHGLVYAELEMKQELVSLEFLEESH from the coding sequence ATGCCAGTCGACTTAGCTGTATTATCCTATCCGTTACCAGAAGACATCGAAAAATTAAAGTATTTTGGAGATTTTGAAGGTGCGCTAGAAGCAATACAATTTCTGTTAAGCAAAGAATTGCCTCTAGCACTTAAAAAACGTTTGATGCTGGAGTGTGAAATGATTCAAGTGATGCAAAGAAGTGAGTATCCTTACGACGTTGCAGCAGCTCAAGCGTTATTGAAAGAAACCTTTGAAAATTACGAGGAAAAAGAACTAATTATACTGAAAGAACAGGGCAAGGTAGATTGGATTTATACTCAGGGTCAAGTCTATTTTCAACGTCGTTTTTTGGAAAATCTATTAAAAACACAGCCAGAGTATCAAAAGCGAGTTCATTTTAATACAGAAGAAAAAGCACAGCAAAGGAAAAAACAATTGCTGAGTGAAAACATTCAAAGAATGAAAAAACAAGGAAAGCGAACTGCTCAAATTCATCTAAAAACAAGCATTAAAGTCAAAAAAGAATGTGAAAAAGTTGGAGAAAGAGTCCTTGTTCATTTGCCAATTCCAAAAGAATGTCAACAAATGACAGAAATCCAAATCCTGAAAACTATTCCAGAAGCAATTCTGATTGCACCTGAGCAGTCTGAGCAGCGTACCGTTGCTTTTGAAACAACGTTAGAACCAGATCAGCTTTTTTCTGTAGAGTATTCCTATAAAAACTCTCTTCGTTATGTGGAGCTATCGCCTGATAGTGTTTTGAGTGTCCAACCTGATTTTGAATTGAACGAGCAAGCCCCCCATATTTTATTTACGCCGTATTTAAAAGCAATTTTACAAGAAATAATCGGTCAGGAACAAAATCCTGTGCTAAAGGCTTGGAAGATATATGAATTTGTCACAACGAATGTGCACTACTCTTTTATGCGCGAATACTTTACATTGCCCAATATCTCAGAATATGCTGCCGTCAACTTAAAAGGCGATTGTGGAGTTCAAGCAATTCTTTTTATTACCCTTTGTCGCATGGCAGGTATTCCAGCTAAGTGGCAATCTGGGCTATATGTTACACCAGATTACACTGGCTGTCACGATTGGGCTCAGTTTTATATCGCACCTTATGGATGGGTCTTTGCTGATTTATCCTTTGGTGGTAGTGCTTATAAAGCAGGCGATATAGAACGTTGGCATTATTATTTTGGCAATCTTGATTGTTTTAGAATGATTGCAAATAGCGAGATTCAAAGTGAATTTTATCCACCAAAAAGATGGCGCCGTGCAGATCCGATTGACAATCAAAAAGGCGAATTTGAGTATCTAGACCATGGCTTAGTCTATGCGGAATTAGAGATGAAACAAGAGCTCGTTTCCCTTGAATTTTTAGAAGAAAGTCATTAG
- a CDS encoding MutS-related protein has protein sequence MRVEYGWLGLVCGIILFVGILSYYDRYRLKQTVRKAWGKIPPGSRRFDKEESLKTALEQQNQATTCFVDDYTWSDLEMMAVFEQLNATFSSIGSEALYRKLRHFEHKDDNMQEIEKVIRFYEAYPEKREKIQQLFASLGKKDFNLLHLYLNNPKKQRIKNSEWFALLGLLPILGLISLFFSPSTGLALLIFSFIFNSIIYYLKKSYAERELTCMNYFIRTVMIGQRLSKIDHPYQKKLKEEMKTLKRINWVSNFSKVKTGSETEVITEMVNMIFMLPFWVYVLTMRSLVTYQKEAQQLIHDLGDLEVAAAILNYRTCLPYSCQPVFQPEFEITAQELYHPLLKQAVPNKVQWQANTLVTGSNASGKSTYVKSVAIAAILAQTIDTVPAKSFTMQRGHILTSMGIQDDIFAGESYFVAELNSLQRILQLARTGEPVYAFVDEILKGTNTIERISASASFIKWADAYPILCFVATHDIELPDILIHYCENIHFQEYVDDSGEIQFDYLLQEGKATSRNALKLLKAMDYPNELVQIAEAEADFFEKNRTWKVFTK, from the coding sequence ATGAGAGTGGAGTATGGCTGGCTAGGACTTGTTTGTGGGATTATTTTATTTGTGGGAATCCTAAGTTATTATGATCGTTATCGGTTAAAACAGACTGTTAGGAAAGCTTGGGGGAAAATCCCCCCAGGAAGTCGTCGCTTTGACAAAGAAGAAAGTCTTAAAACAGCACTGGAGCAACAAAACCAAGCAACGACTTGTTTTGTGGATGATTACACATGGAGTGATTTGGAAATGATGGCAGTATTTGAGCAATTAAATGCTACATTCTCAAGTATCGGATCAGAAGCGCTATATCGAAAGTTACGTCATTTTGAACATAAAGACGACAATATGCAAGAAATAGAAAAAGTAATCCGTTTTTATGAAGCCTATCCAGAAAAGCGAGAAAAAATACAACAACTCTTTGCATCACTTGGAAAAAAGGATTTCAATCTCCTGCATTTGTATCTAAACAATCCCAAAAAACAACGAATTAAAAATAGTGAGTGGTTTGCTTTGCTGGGATTGCTTCCTATTTTGGGATTGATTAGTCTGTTTTTTTCACCTTCTACAGGGCTAGCGTTGTTGATTTTTTCTTTTATTTTTAATTCTATTATTTATTATTTGAAAAAATCGTATGCTGAAAGAGAACTGACGTGCATGAACTATTTTATTCGCACCGTGATGATTGGACAAAGATTGTCTAAAATAGATCATCCTTATCAGAAGAAGCTAAAAGAAGAGATGAAGACGCTTAAAAGAATAAACTGGGTATCCAATTTTTCTAAAGTTAAGACAGGATCAGAGACAGAAGTCATTACTGAGATGGTTAACATGATTTTTATGCTGCCGTTTTGGGTCTATGTCTTGACGATGCGCTCACTAGTGACTTATCAAAAAGAGGCGCAACAACTCATTCATGATCTAGGGGATTTGGAAGTCGCTGCGGCAATTTTGAACTATAGAACGTGTCTTCCTTATTCGTGCCAACCAGTATTTCAGCCAGAGTTTGAAATCACGGCACAAGAATTGTATCATCCACTACTAAAACAGGCTGTCCCAAACAAAGTTCAGTGGCAGGCCAATACACTTGTGACCGGTTCGAATGCCTCAGGAAAGTCAACCTATGTCAAAAGTGTGGCCATTGCAGCCATTCTTGCCCAAACGATTGACACCGTTCCAGCAAAGTCTTTTACGATGCAACGCGGCCATATCCTGACCTCTATGGGAATTCAGGATGATATCTTTGCGGGAGAAAGCTATTTTGTAGCAGAACTTAACTCCTTACAACGGATTTTACAGTTAGCTCGAACGGGAGAACCAGTTTATGCTTTTGTAGATGAAATTTTAAAAGGAACCAATACGATTGAACGAATTAGTGCGTCCGCGTCCTTTATCAAATGGGCTGATGCGTATCCAATATTATGCTTTGTGGCGACACATGATATAGAATTGCCCGATATTTTGATTCATTATTGTGAAAATATCCATTTTCAAGAGTATGTGGATGATTCGGGAGAAATACAATTTGATTATTTACTACAAGAAGGTAAGGCAACTTCTAGAAATGCTTTGAAACTCCTCAAAGCGATGGACTATCCTAACGAATTGGTCCAGATTGCTGAAGCCGAAGCCGATTTCTTTGAAAAGAATCGAACATGGAAAGTTTTCACCAAATAA
- a CDS encoding DUF2992 family protein, with protein sequence MYLTVYFNGQFWCGLIEIPSRQASASVYHYIFGPEPKTAEIFAFIYTILPQLIATTKDQDAQATLSPKKRISPKRMQRMLNQQKKQPVVSTKSQLLLQQQHLEKKAQTKKQQKEQKQQQKQQRFEQKQQKKYAKHRGH encoded by the coding sequence ATGTACTTAACAGTTTATTTTAATGGGCAATTTTGGTGTGGATTGATTGAAATTCCTTCCCGACAGGCTTCCGCGAGTGTCTATCACTATATCTTTGGGCCTGAACCAAAAACTGCTGAAATTTTTGCATTTATTTATACGATTTTGCCACAACTGATTGCCACAACAAAAGACCAGGATGCACAGGCTACGCTATCTCCTAAGAAGAGAATTAGCCCCAAACGGATGCAACGCATGCTCAATCAACAGAAAAAGCAGCCGGTTGTTTCAACTAAGTCACAACTGTTATTGCAACAGCAACATTTGGAGAAAAAAGCCCAAACAAAAAAACAGCAAAAAGAGCAAAAGCAACAGCAAAAACAACAACGCTTTGAACAAAAGCAACAAAAAAAATATGCCAAGCATCGTGGTCACTAG
- the budA gene encoding acetolactate decarboxylase — protein sequence MGKTPAMLYQHGTLGALMAGLFEGTSSIGSVLEHGDLGIGTLNALDGELIILDGTAYQAQSDNTLRKMEAQEKLPYAAVTKFVSDRTLKVEHKMDSDELKQFMIDSMKSKNAFHAFCVKGYFEKMHIRIMPKQEKPYPRLVKVSDIQPEYTKENVSGTIMGFYTPELFQGVACAGFHLHFIDDAHTFGGHILDYTINSGTVEVQTIESLVQHFQVEDSTFLQTEFDDTDLHAEIESAEG from the coding sequence ATGGGAAAGACACCTGCAATGTTATATCAACATGGAACATTAGGCGCATTGATGGCTGGTTTGTTTGAAGGGACTTCTTCGATTGGGTCTGTTTTAGAACATGGAGATTTGGGAATTGGGACATTGAATGCATTAGATGGAGAATTAATTATTCTAGACGGTACGGCCTACCAAGCACAGTCTGACAATACGCTTAGAAAAATGGAGGCGCAAGAAAAATTACCTTACGCCGCAGTAACAAAATTTGTTTCAGATCGTACTCTTAAAGTAGAGCATAAGATGGACTCGGATGAGTTGAAGCAATTTATGATTGATAGCATGAAGAGTAAAAATGCGTTTCACGCTTTTTGTGTCAAAGGATATTTTGAAAAAATGCATATTCGGATCATGCCGAAACAAGAAAAGCCATATCCGCGTCTGGTAAAAGTTTCTGACATACAGCCAGAGTATACGAAAGAAAACGTAAGTGGTACGATCATGGGATTTTACACACCAGAATTATTTCAGGGAGTAGCTTGTGCTGGGTTTCATCTGCATTTTATCGATGATGCGCATACTTTTGGTGGACACATCTTGGATTACACAATTAATAGTGGAACCGTTGAGGTCCAAACAATAGAGTCGCTTGTGCAACATTTCCAAGTGGAAGATTCGACATTTTTACAAACTGAGTTTGACGATACCGATTTACATGCAGAAATTGAGTCTGCTGAAGGGTAG
- a CDS encoding acyltransferase family protein produces the protein MSKKIKEKRKHYYSGIDGLRALAVMGVIFYHLFPDIGVGGYLGVVILFALSGYFVTDSLLKNWRLDGKVSLVSFYEKRIKRLYPELLGFFVFTITFSKLLNVHLLENIRSIFFSAIFQWNNIWQILHGQSYFDNFSGRSPYLHLWSLSIEGQFYLLISLLFCYWIYRQKKITPKARAKAFLTLVILAIFSFALMVILYQPNVDTTRIYYGTDTRLFSLLIGSACAVLLPSDQLELKVKIKRKALWNIVGLGSAFFIVISYFLFPATHAFPYLGGMFLYSIFSCMIILLIIHPQTKLNQWLTNPVFTWIGKRSYAIYLYQLPVIVLYESNVPNIGNHPYLNSLVELVLIAICAHFSYSLLGQEQSKKNVRNHKGMQVGLILGLTMCVFSVLVLFTTPKHIANQQQDQLTKKITENKKNMEQKPPQEKNTSVLEQKYQLTSQQVANAQKLPITTIGDSVMLATSDTLKELFPLMNIDAEVGRQVYQSIEIPKKLASKNKLEETVLVDLGTNGSFTDEQFDRFMQAIGSKRKVYWVNVLVPDKKWQNTVNDSLRKLEQKYDNLTVLDWFDYSKGHSEWFYEDQIHPNKEGSIQLTQFVAKAILSQAK, from the coding sequence ATGAGTAAAAAAATCAAAGAAAAACGCAAGCATTATTATTCAGGAATTGATGGTTTGCGTGCATTAGCTGTGATGGGGGTTATTTTTTATCACCTTTTTCCAGATATTGGGGTGGGAGGATATCTTGGAGTAGTTATTTTGTTTGCTCTATCGGGCTATTTTGTGACCGACTCACTATTAAAAAATTGGCGCTTGGATGGAAAAGTTTCATTAGTAAGTTTTTATGAGAAAAGAATTAAACGGCTATACCCGGAATTATTAGGATTTTTTGTCTTTACAATCACTTTTTCAAAGTTATTAAATGTTCATCTACTTGAAAATATTCGGTCTATTTTCTTTAGCGCCATATTTCAGTGGAATAATATTTGGCAAATTTTACATGGACAGTCTTATTTCGATAATTTTTCTGGTCGTTCACCGTATTTACACTTGTGGTCTCTTTCTATTGAAGGACAATTTTATCTTTTGATCTCGTTACTTTTTTGTTACTGGATTTACCGACAAAAGAAAATTACACCAAAAGCGCGAGCAAAAGCTTTTCTAACTTTGGTTATTTTGGCCATTTTTTCCTTTGCACTCATGGTCATTCTTTATCAACCAAATGTGGATACCACAAGGATTTACTATGGAACTGACACGAGGTTGTTCTCTTTATTAATTGGGAGTGCCTGTGCAGTACTACTCCCCTCAGATCAGCTAGAATTAAAAGTGAAAATTAAGCGAAAAGCTTTATGGAACATCGTTGGATTGGGGAGCGCTTTTTTTATAGTTATCAGTTATTTTCTGTTTCCAGCAACCCATGCATTTCCTTATTTGGGTGGCATGTTCCTTTATAGTATTTTTAGTTGTATGATCATTCTTTTAATTATTCATCCTCAGACAAAGTTGAATCAATGGTTGACCAATCCAGTATTTACTTGGATTGGAAAAAGAAGTTACGCTATTTATTTGTACCAATTACCAGTTATTGTATTGTATGAGTCTAATGTGCCAAATATTGGCAACCATCCGTATCTCAATTCATTGGTAGAGTTAGTATTAATTGCAATCTGTGCACATTTTTCTTATAGTTTGTTAGGACAAGAGCAGAGCAAAAAAAATGTGCGCAACCACAAAGGGATGCAAGTCGGATTGATTTTAGGGCTGACGATGTGTGTCTTTTCGGTTCTTGTCTTGTTTACGACACCTAAGCATATTGCCAATCAACAACAAGATCAATTGACTAAAAAGATTACGGAAAATAAGAAAAACATGGAACAAAAACCACCACAAGAAAAGAATACATCTGTTCTTGAGCAAAAATACCAACTAACCAGTCAGCAAGTAGCTAACGCACAAAAGCTGCCAATCACAACGATTGGAGATTCAGTGATGCTTGCTACTTCAGATACGCTCAAAGAATTATTTCCATTAATGAACATAGATGCAGAAGTTGGTAGACAAGTTTATCAGTCCATAGAGATTCCCAAAAAACTTGCAAGTAAAAATAAGCTAGAAGAAACAGTGTTAGTTGATTTGGGAACAAACGGTTCTTTTACTGATGAGCAGTTTGATCGTTTTATGCAAGCGATAGGCAGCAAAAGGAAAGTTTATTGGGTGAATGTGCTCGTCCCAGATAAGAAGTGGCAGAATACTGTGAATGACAGTTTACGTAAATTAGAGCAAAAATATGATAATTTAACTGTATTAGACTGGTTTGACTATAGTAAAGGTCATTCTGAGTGGTTTTATGAAGATCAAATCCACCCGAATAAAGAAGGCTCCATACAATTGACCCAATTTGTCGCAAAAGCCATCTTGTCTCAAGCAAAATAA